From one Thalassobaculum sp. OXR-137 genomic stretch:
- a CDS encoding dihydroneopterin aldolase: protein MELAEKTTMAPEGPMTFTLDEPRAADATEVVDALYTVRINALVVDFQIGIHAHEQGVRQRVRVDIAVDVTRPEGGFREDYARVYCYERIVKAVRALAGGGHVKLVETLADRVAEICLADERAQRAEVTISKLDVFHDAESVGVTVVRRRVG, encoded by the coding sequence ATGGAACTGGCTGAGAAGACGACGATGGCGCCCGAGGGACCGATGACCTTCACACTCGACGAACCGCGCGCGGCGGATGCCACCGAGGTGGTCGATGCTCTCTACACGGTGCGGATCAACGCCCTGGTGGTGGATTTCCAGATCGGCATCCATGCCCATGAGCAGGGCGTGCGCCAGCGCGTGCGGGTCGATATCGCCGTCGACGTCACCCGGCCCGAGGGCGGCTTCCGCGAGGACTACGCCCGGGTCTACTGCTACGAGCGCATCGTCAAGGCGGTCCGCGCCCTGGCCGGCGGCGGCCATGTGAAGCTGGTGGAAACCCTGGCCGACCGGGTGGCGGAAATCTGCCTCGCCGACGAGCGCGCGCAGCGGGCCGAAGTGACGATCTCCAAGCTCGACGTGTTCCACGACGCCGAGAGCGTCGGCGTGACCGTGGTGCGCCGCCGGGTGGGTTAG
- the pcaC gene encoding 4-carboxymuconolactone decarboxylase yields the protein MSDKAMFEAGLKNRREVLGAEYVDKSIASADDFNMPMQELVTEYCWGEVWGRPGLSRQQRSMLNLGMLVALGRSHELRLHIRGAINNGLTKDDIKEVFLQTAIYCGVPAAIDAFRNAREVFKEMGVD from the coding sequence ATGAGCGACAAGGCCATGTTCGAGGCCGGCCTGAAGAACCGGCGTGAAGTCCTGGGTGCGGAGTATGTCGACAAGTCGATCGCGTCCGCCGACGACTTCAACATGCCGATGCAGGAGCTGGTCACCGAATACTGCTGGGGCGAGGTCTGGGGCCGTCCGGGCCTGAGCCGCCAGCAGCGCTCGATGCTCAACCTCGGCATGCTGGTGGCCCTCGGCCGCAGCCACGAGCTGCGTCTGCACATCCGCGGCGCCATCAACAACGGGCTGACCAAGGACGACATCAAGGAAGTCTTCCTGCAGACCGCCATCTATTGCGGCGTGCCGGCGGCGATCGACGCCTTCCGCAACGCCCGCGAAGTCTTCAAGGAGATGGGGGTCGACTGA
- a CDS encoding NAD(P)-dependent oxidoreductase, which produces MTEKDMSDITVGWIGIGNMGWPMARNAKKAGVDIAVFDLDQDKLGRFAEEFDAKRASSLAALSEMSDVIVTIVPDGKVVRRICFGDGDNLAAGFAEGKILVDMSSSAPVGTRELGEELKAKGITLIDAPVSGGVTGAENATLSIMVGCSDEDALAKVMPFFEATGKNIFRCGPLGAGHAMKCLNNYLSAVGLTAANEALLIGQKFGLDPSAMVDILNVSTGRNSSTERKYHQSVLPRTYVSGFSTALMAKDVGIANGLAGDQDMTAPLLNSLNDIWSKYNEIMPTAAHEATIEVLEKANKIKLNGPKA; this is translated from the coding sequence ATCACGGAGAAAGACATGTCCGACATCACCGTCGGGTGGATCGGCATCGGCAACATGGGTTGGCCGATGGCCCGCAACGCCAAGAAGGCCGGCGTCGATATCGCCGTCTTCGATCTGGACCAGGACAAGCTCGGCCGCTTCGCCGAGGAGTTCGACGCGAAGCGGGCGTCCAGCCTCGCCGCCCTGTCGGAGATGTCCGACGTCATCGTCACCATCGTTCCCGACGGCAAGGTTGTCCGCCGCATCTGCTTCGGCGACGGCGACAACCTCGCCGCCGGTTTCGCCGAGGGCAAGATCCTCGTGGACATGAGCTCGTCAGCCCCGGTGGGCACCCGCGAGCTGGGCGAAGAGCTGAAGGCCAAGGGCATCACCCTGATCGACGCGCCGGTCTCCGGCGGCGTGACCGGGGCGGAAAACGCGACCCTGTCCATCATGGTCGGCTGCTCCGACGAGGACGCGCTGGCCAAGGTCATGCCGTTCTTCGAAGCCACTGGTAAGAACATCTTCCGCTGCGGTCCGCTCGGCGCCGGCCATGCGATGAAGTGCCTGAACAACTACCTCTCCGCCGTCGGCCTCACCGCCGCCAACGAGGCGCTGCTGATCGGTCAGAAGTTCGGTCTCGACCCGTCCGCCATGGTCGACATCCTGAACGTCTCCACCGGCCGCAATTCGTCGACCGAGCGCAAGTACCACCAGTCGGTGCTGCCGCGGACCTATGTCTCCGGCTTCTCCACCGCGCTGATGGCCAAGGACGTGGGCATCGCCAACGGCCTGGCCGGCGATCAGGACATGACCGCGCCGCTGCTGAACTCGCTGAACGATATCTGGTCGAAGTACAACGAGATCATGCCGACCGCCGCCCACGAGGCGACGATCGAGGTGCTCGAGAAGGCCAACAAGATCAAGCTCAACGGCCCCAAGGCCTGA
- a CDS encoding CoA transferase: MAGQPLEGVRILAVEQYGAGPFGTMYLANQGAEVIKVENPADGGDMARAVGPYFFDDEGRQSQFFHSFNLNKRSVALDLRSEDGRRIFRELAATADAVTNNLRGDVPEKLGIDYASLKDVNPKIVCAHLSAYGRDGSRKTWPGYDYLMQAEAGWFSVTGEPGTPPSRFGLSVVDLMTGVTMAFGVTSAILQARQTGEGRDVDVSLFDLALHTVTYLSTWYLNAGHVQDRLPRSAHPSLTPCQTYKTRDGWIYLMCNKEKFWPALCQKIGRPELATDPRFATFKARLAERPAIQEILDDALSAKTTAEWMAEFGGTVPASPILDIADAMDNPFVAERDGIHDFAPPPNGAALGLEEAFRMVAHPIRNSGSAPPKRPGPELGGDTDGLLAELGYGADQIAALRKAGAVG, translated from the coding sequence ATGGCAGGCCAACCGCTGGAGGGTGTCCGCATCCTGGCGGTCGAGCAGTATGGTGCCGGACCCTTCGGCACCATGTATCTCGCCAACCAAGGGGCCGAGGTCATCAAGGTCGAGAACCCGGCCGACGGCGGCGACATGGCGCGCGCCGTCGGGCCGTATTTCTTCGACGACGAGGGCCGGCAGAGCCAGTTCTTCCACTCGTTCAACCTCAACAAACGCAGCGTCGCCCTCGACCTCCGCAGCGAGGACGGGCGGCGCATCTTCCGCGAACTGGCGGCCACCGCCGATGCGGTCACCAACAACCTGCGCGGCGACGTCCCCGAGAAGCTCGGCATCGACTATGCCAGCCTGAAGGACGTGAACCCGAAGATCGTCTGCGCCCATCTCTCCGCCTATGGCCGCGACGGCTCGCGCAAGACCTGGCCCGGCTACGACTACCTGATGCAGGCGGAAGCCGGCTGGTTCTCGGTCACCGGCGAGCCCGGCACCCCGCCGAGCCGGTTCGGCCTCTCGGTGGTCGACCTGATGACCGGCGTCACCATGGCCTTCGGCGTCACCTCGGCGATCCTGCAGGCGCGCCAGACCGGCGAAGGCCGCGACGTCGATGTCAGCCTGTTCGACCTGGCGCTGCACACGGTGACCTATCTCTCCACCTGGTACCTGAACGCCGGCCATGTGCAGGACCGGCTGCCGCGTTCGGCCCATCCGTCCCTCACCCCCTGCCAGACCTACAAGACCAGGGACGGCTGGATCTACCTGATGTGCAACAAGGAGAAGTTCTGGCCGGCGCTGTGCCAGAAGATCGGCCGCCCGGAGCTGGCGACAGATCCGCGCTTCGCCACCTTCAAGGCGCGGCTGGCCGAACGACCGGCGATCCAGGAGATCCTGGACGACGCGCTGAGCGCCAAGACCACGGCCGAATGGATGGCGGAGTTCGGCGGCACCGTGCCCGCCTCGCCGATCCTCGACATCGCCGACGCCATGGACAACCCTTTCGTCGCCGAGCGCGACGGCATCCACGACTTCGCCCCGCCACCCAACGGGGCGGCACTCGGGCTTGAGGAGGCTTTCCGCATGGTCGCCCATCCGATCCGCAATTCCGGCTCGGCACCGCCGAAACGCCCGGGCCCGGAGCTCGGCGGCGACACCGACGGGCTGCTGGCCGAACTGGGATACGGGGCGGATCAGATCGCGGCCCTGCGCAAGGCGGGAGCGGTCGGATGA
- a CDS encoding NAD(P)-dependent oxidoreductase — protein MSVKLAFIGFGEAGPELARGLLGAGAKSVTTYDILAADPATRDAWRAKAEGFGATACDTPAEAVAEADLILSTVTSERALEAAEGAAPHLRQGQLYLDLNSCSPGKKVKAAKAVESNSACRYVDVAVMDTVLGRGHVVPMLLAGEAAEAVAETMTGLGMKVEVVGTEIGQASTIKMARSVFMKGIEAILCESLVAADRAGVADRVLASIQSTFPGLDWRQVATFHMGRMALHGKRRAIEMESVADTLRDLGLEPSTALGTRDRQMWVADLGLRERFAGGDPETLEEFLEAVSDASSKTASL, from the coding sequence ATGAGTGTGAAGCTCGCCTTCATCGGCTTCGGCGAGGCCGGCCCGGAACTCGCCCGCGGCCTGCTCGGCGCCGGTGCCAAATCCGTCACCACCTACGACATCCTGGCGGCCGACCCGGCGACCCGCGACGCGTGGCGGGCCAAGGCCGAAGGCTTCGGCGCCACCGCCTGCGACACCCCGGCGGAAGCCGTGGCCGAGGCCGACCTGATCCTGTCGACGGTGACCTCCGAGCGCGCCCTGGAGGCGGCGGAGGGCGCCGCCCCGCACCTGCGCCAGGGCCAGCTCTATCTCGACCTGAACTCCTGCTCGCCCGGCAAGAAGGTGAAGGCGGCCAAGGCGGTGGAGAGCAATTCCGCCTGCCGCTACGTCGACGTGGCGGTGATGGACACCGTCCTCGGCCGCGGCCATGTGGTGCCGATGCTGCTGGCGGGCGAGGCGGCGGAAGCCGTCGCCGAGACCATGACCGGCCTCGGCATGAAGGTGGAAGTGGTCGGCACGGAGATCGGCCAGGCGTCCACGATCAAGATGGCCCGCTCGGTCTTCATGAAGGGCATCGAGGCGATCCTGTGCGAGAGCCTGGTGGCCGCCGACCGGGCCGGCGTGGCCGACCGAGTGCTGGCGTCGATCCAGTCGACCTTCCCGGGTCTCGACTGGCGCCAGGTGGCGACCTTCCACATGGGCCGCATGGCGCTGCACGGAAAGCGCCGGGCGATCGAGATGGAGAGCGTAGCCGACACCCTGCGCGACCTGGGCCTGGAGCCGTCCACCGCGCTCGGCACCCGCGACCGCCAGATGTGGGTGGCCGATCTCGGCCTGCGGGAACGCTTCGCCGGCGGCGACCCAGAGACCCTGGAGGAATTCCTGGAAGCGGTGTCCGACGCGTCGTCGAAGACGGCTTCCCTCTAG
- a CDS encoding superoxide dismutase: MAFELPDLPYPHDALAPVMSKETLEYHHDKHHNAYVTNGNKLLEGSGLEGKSLEEIVKASYDGGKGGGLFNNAAQHWNHVEFWKWMKPNGGGAIPGELEKKIVSDFGSVDKMKEDFIAAGVGQFGSGWCWLILGNDGKLAITKTPNGVNPLATGEGTALLGCDVWEHSYYIDYRNARPDYVKAFVNDLVNWERVAEIFGQAS; this comes from the coding sequence ATGGCCTTTGAACTTCCCGATCTGCCGTATCCGCACGACGCTCTGGCGCCGGTCATGTCCAAGGAAACCTTGGAATACCACCACGACAAGCACCACAACGCCTACGTCACCAACGGCAACAAGCTGCTCGAGGGCAGCGGCCTGGAGGGCAAGTCGCTCGAGGAGATCGTCAAGGCCTCCTACGACGGCGGCAAGGGCGGCGGCCTGTTCAACAACGCGGCCCAGCACTGGAACCACGTCGAGTTCTGGAAATGGATGAAGCCGAATGGCGGCGGCGCCATTCCGGGCGAGCTGGAGAAGAAGATCGTCTCCGACTTTGGCAGCGTCGACAAGATGAAGGAGGACTTCATCGCGGCCGGCGTCGGTCAGTTCGGCTCCGGCTGGTGCTGGCTGATCCTCGGCAACGACGGCAAGCTCGCCATCACCAAGACCCCGAACGGCGTGAACCCGCTCGCCACCGGCGAAGGCACCGCCCTGCTCGGCTGCGACGTGTGGGAGCACTCCTACTACATCGACTACCGCAACGCCCGTCCGGACTACGTGAAGGCCTTCGTGAACGATCTGGTCAACTGGGAGCGCGTCGCCGAGATCTTCGGTCAGGCTTCCTGA
- a CDS encoding HAD family hydrolase produces MQRPPTQPDAAPRPAVFLDRDGVLNVDTGYAHRADQIAWVPGAPEAVARMNAAGFRVFVVTNQAGIARGLYGCDDVEDLHRWMAQELRERGARIDDWRYSPHHPLHQPERFADKADWRKPAPGMLLDLMAAWPVDRTASFMIGDRQTDMEAAAAAGIDGYLFEAGNLDTFVADILRRRAGR; encoded by the coding sequence ATGCAGCGCCCGCCGACCCAGCCCGATGCCGCCCCCCGGCCCGCCGTCTTTCTCGACCGGGACGGGGTGCTGAACGTCGACACCGGCTACGCCCACCGCGCCGACCAGATCGCCTGGGTGCCCGGCGCGCCCGAGGCGGTCGCCCGGATGAACGCGGCCGGTTTCCGGGTCTTCGTCGTCACCAACCAGGCGGGAATCGCCCGCGGGCTGTACGGCTGCGACGACGTGGAGGACCTGCACCGCTGGATGGCGCAGGAATTGCGGGAAAGGGGCGCGCGGATCGACGACTGGCGCTACAGCCCGCACCACCCGCTGCACCAGCCGGAGCGCTTCGCCGACAAGGCCGACTGGCGCAAGCCGGCGCCGGGCATGCTGCTGGACCTGATGGCGGCCTGGCCGGTGGACCGGACCGCCTCGTTCATGATCGGCGACCGGCAGACCGACATGGAGGCCGCCGCTGCCGCCGGCATCGACGGCTACCTGTTCGAGGCGGGCAATCTGGACACGTTCGTAGCCGACATTCTGAGACGTCGGGCCGGCCGGTAG
- a CDS encoding ABC transporter ATP-binding protein: MLQVTDLHAYYGKSHILQGVSFQVGEGEIVSLLGRNGVGRSTTCKAIMGEVPPVGSIRLRGQEIAGKKPHEVAHLGIGYVPENRDIFPTLTVRQNLILGMKSSKPRPDDRWSMDDMFDLFSNLKERADVAAGALSGGEQQMLTMCRTLMGDPDLVMVDEPTEGLSPQMVEKVAVLLEEIARRGISILLVEQKLTIALKISHRLLVMGHGHLVFEGTPAEFAADDQVRREWLEV, translated from the coding sequence ATGCTCCAGGTCACCGACCTCCATGCCTATTACGGCAAGAGCCACATCCTGCAGGGCGTCAGCTTCCAGGTGGGCGAGGGCGAGATCGTCAGCCTGCTCGGCCGCAACGGCGTCGGGCGCAGCACCACCTGCAAGGCGATCATGGGCGAGGTCCCGCCGGTCGGCTCGATCCGCCTGCGCGGCCAGGAGATCGCCGGAAAGAAGCCGCACGAGGTGGCCCATCTCGGCATCGGCTATGTGCCGGAGAACCGGGACATCTTCCCAACGCTCACGGTGCGGCAGAACCTGATCCTCGGCATGAAGTCGAGCAAGCCGCGGCCGGACGACCGCTGGTCGATGGACGACATGTTCGACCTGTTCTCCAACCTGAAGGAGCGGGCGGATGTGGCGGCCGGCGCCCTGTCGGGCGGCGAGCAGCAGATGCTGACCATGTGCCGCACCCTGATGGGCGACCCGGACCTGGTCATGGTGGACGAGCCGACCGAGGGGCTGAGTCCGCAGATGGTGGAGAAGGTGGCGGTGCTGCTCGAGGAGATCGCCCGGCGCGGCATCTCCATTCTGCTGGTCGAGCAGAAGCTGACCATCGCCCTGAAGATCTCCCACCGTCTGCTGGTGATGGGCCACGGGCATCTGGTCTTCGAGGGAACGCCGGCCGAATTCGCCGCCGACGATCAGGTGCGCCGGGAATGGCTGGAGGTCTGA
- a CDS encoding ABC transporter ATP-binding protein: MTAALQMQGVRKSFGPTEIIRGIDLEIRAGERHAIIGPNGAGKSTLFHLISGKYSKTAGRILLNGTEVTELQPYQINRMGLSRSFQITNIFPRLSVFENVRCGLLWSMDYRNSFWRLVDTERELNERAAQILDEIGLLERCDLPAGVLAYAEQRALEIGITIAGGAEVIMLDEPTAGMSHSETEGVVELIRRVTEGRTLVMVEHDMGVVFNLADRISVLVYGEIIATGTPEEVRASKAVQEAYLGTVDAAGGEVH; encoded by the coding sequence ATGACGGCCGCGCTTCAGATGCAGGGGGTGCGCAAGAGCTTCGGTCCCACCGAGATCATCCGCGGCATCGACCTGGAGATCCGGGCCGGAGAGCGCCACGCGATCATCGGGCCGAACGGGGCCGGCAAGTCGACCCTGTTCCACCTGATCAGCGGCAAATACTCCAAGACCGCCGGCCGCATCCTGCTGAACGGCACCGAGGTGACGGAGCTTCAGCCCTATCAGATCAACCGCATGGGGCTCAGCCGGTCGTTCCAGATCACCAACATCTTCCCGCGGCTCAGCGTGTTCGAGAACGTGCGCTGCGGCCTGCTCTGGTCCATGGACTACCGCAACAGCTTCTGGCGGCTGGTCGATACCGAGCGGGAGCTGAACGAGCGGGCGGCCCAGATCCTGGACGAGATCGGCCTGCTGGAGCGCTGCGACCTGCCGGCGGGCGTGCTCGCCTATGCCGAACAGCGGGCGCTGGAGATCGGCATCACCATCGCCGGCGGGGCCGAGGTCATCATGCTGGACGAGCCGACCGCCGGCATGAGCCACAGCGAGACCGAGGGCGTGGTCGAGCTGATCCGCCGGGTCACCGAAGGGCGCACCCTGGTCATGGTCGAGCATGACATGGGCGTGGTCTTCAACCTGGCCGACCGGATCTCGGTGCTGGTCTATGGCGAGATCATCGCCACCGGTACGCCGGAGGAGGTGCGGGCCAGCAAGGCGGTGCAGGAGGCCTATCTCGGCACGGTCGACGCCGCGGGCGGGGAGGTTCACTGA
- a CDS encoding branched-chain amino acid ABC transporter permease codes for MSATDTRSAAAARSAAAAGAEPAWKRVAEEQMRRGAFTRTLPVWGGAFVILMIMPLLFSSAVGVTIMNQMGISIVFALSYNMLLGQGGMLSFGHAVYFGLGGFLSVHVMNYVEYDGWWLPLPLLPFVGGLFGLAFAIPIGSFSTRRAGTVFAMISLGVGELVAACSIIFVAFFGGEEGVSGDRTMGPPVFGTEFLSEVEVYYLIAGIVMIAALFMYLFSRTPAGRMANAVRDNEERAEFVGYSQRYVRFVSFCASGFFAGMAGGLFAINYEILTEENLNLVTSGWVLLMAFIGGVGFFVGPIVGAIVLTLLQTVLSNHTELWQLYVGILFVLTVMYAPRGLTGLVAMHGPALRMGRLGMLARAYAVALGPLLAFLAGVVLLLEMGNVANQSVVGESEAHVFGLTLDVSTILPWVVALALACGGGYALIRLAPRLREAFARATGHTGGVS; via the coding sequence ATGAGCGCGACCGACACGAGATCCGCCGCGGCCGCGCGCTCTGCCGCGGCGGCGGGGGCGGAGCCGGCCTGGAAGCGGGTCGCCGAGGAGCAGATGCGCCGCGGCGCCTTCACCCGGACCCTGCCGGTCTGGGGCGGCGCCTTCGTCATCCTGATGATCATGCCGCTGCTGTTCTCCTCAGCGGTCGGCGTGACGATCATGAACCAGATGGGCATCTCCATCGTCTTCGCCCTCAGCTACAACATGCTGCTGGGCCAGGGCGGGATGCTGTCCTTCGGCCACGCGGTCTATTTCGGCCTGGGCGGCTTCCTGTCGGTCCATGTGATGAACTACGTGGAGTACGACGGCTGGTGGCTGCCGCTGCCGCTGCTGCCCTTCGTGGGCGGGCTGTTCGGCCTCGCCTTCGCCATTCCGATCGGCAGCTTCTCCACCCGCCGGGCCGGCACGGTCTTCGCCATGATCTCGCTCGGCGTGGGCGAGCTGGTGGCCGCCTGCTCGATCATCTTCGTCGCCTTTTTCGGCGGCGAGGAGGGGGTGAGCGGCGACCGCACCATGGGCCCGCCGGTGTTCGGCACCGAATTCCTGAGCGAGGTGGAGGTCTATTACCTCATTGCCGGCATCGTGATGATCGCGGCGCTGTTCATGTACCTGTTCTCCCGCACCCCGGCGGGCCGCATGGCCAATGCGGTACGCGACAACGAGGAGCGGGCCGAATTCGTCGGCTACAGCCAGCGCTATGTCCGCTTCGTCTCGTTCTGCGCCTCGGGCTTCTTCGCCGGCATGGCGGGCGGGCTGTTCGCCATCAACTACGAAATCCTGACCGAGGAGAACCTCAACCTGGTGACCTCCGGCTGGGTGCTGCTGATGGCCTTCATCGGCGGGGTCGGCTTCTTCGTCGGGCCGATCGTCGGCGCCATCGTGCTGACCCTGCTGCAGACCGTACTGTCCAACCACACCGAGCTCTGGCAGCTCTATGTCGGCATCCTGTTCGTGCTGACCGTGATGTACGCGCCGCGCGGCCTCACCGGGCTGGTGGCGATGCACGGCCCGGCGCTCCGCATGGGTAGGCTCGGCATGCTGGCGCGCGCCTATGCCGTCGCCCTGGGCCCGCTGCTCGCCTTCCTGGCCGGCGTGGTGCTGCTGCTGGAGATGGGCAACGTCGCCAACCAGAGCGTCGTCGGCGAGAGCGAGGCCCATGTCTTCGGGCTGACCCTGGACGTCTCCACGATCCTGCCCTGGGTTGTAGCCCTGGCGCTGGCCTGCGGCGGCGGATACGCCCTGATCCGCCTCGCCCCGCGCCTGCGCGAAGCCTTCGCCCGGGCCACCGGCCACACGGGAGGCGTGTCATGA
- a CDS encoding branched-chain amino acid ABC transporter permease — protein sequence MFELVIFSLLNGLVTGLLLFMLSSGLTLIFSMMGVLNFAHASFYMLGAYFAYTISTYVGFWPGLIVAPLLVGVAGALVERYGLRHVHRHGHVAELIFTFGLAFLIEEIVQFFWGKATKDYSAPELLQFPLFTLYGQNFPAYKAFMILISVGIFIGLFTVLSKSRVGLIIQAAITHPHTVSNLGHNVPLVFMGVFGVGSALAGLAGVIAGPALGTFPGMAFVLGSIVFVVIVVGGLGSLPGAFVASLLIGWLQTFAIALDWSVSDLLDLMGVSFDSDHALRDLWSLSLPQVAPILPYILLILILIFRPRGLMGKRET from the coding sequence ATGTTCGAACTGGTGATCTTTTCCCTGCTGAACGGGCTGGTCACGGGCCTGCTGCTGTTCATGCTGTCGAGCGGGCTCACGCTGATCTTCAGCATGATGGGCGTGCTGAACTTCGCCCATGCCAGCTTCTATATGCTCGGCGCCTATTTCGCCTACACGATCTCCACCTATGTGGGCTTCTGGCCCGGGCTGATCGTCGCCCCGCTGCTGGTCGGTGTCGCCGGCGCGCTGGTCGAGCGCTACGGCCTGCGCCACGTGCACAGGCACGGGCATGTGGCCGAGCTGATCTTCACCTTCGGTCTCGCCTTCCTCATCGAGGAGATCGTCCAGTTCTTCTGGGGCAAGGCGACCAAGGATTATTCCGCGCCCGAGCTGCTTCAGTTCCCGCTGTTCACGCTCTACGGCCAGAATTTCCCGGCCTACAAGGCCTTCATGATCCTGATCTCGGTCGGCATCTTCATCGGCCTGTTCACCGTGCTCAGCAAGTCGCGGGTCGGGCTGATCATCCAGGCGGCGATCACCCATCCGCACACCGTCTCCAATCTCGGCCATAACGTGCCGCTGGTGTTCATGGGCGTGTTCGGCGTCGGCTCGGCCCTGGCCGGGCTCGCCGGGGTGATCGCCGGTCCGGCCCTGGGCACCTTCCCGGGGATGGCCTTCGTGCTCGGCTCGATCGTCTTCGTGGTGATCGTCGTGGGCGGGCTCGGCTCGCTGCCCGGCGCCTTCGTCGCCTCGCTGCTGATCGGCTGGCTGCAGACCTTCGCCATCGCGCTCGACTGGTCGGTCAGCGACCTGCTCGACCTCATGGGCGTCAGCTTCGACTCCGACCACGCCCTGCGGGACCTGTGGAGCCTGTCGCTGCCGCAGGTGGCGCCGATCCTGCCCTACATCCTGCTGATCCTGATCCTGATCTTCCGCCCGCGAGGGCTCATGGGGAAACGCGAGACATGA
- a CDS encoding branched-chain amino acid ABC transporter substrate-binding protein codes for MTVTRRAAFAAAMGLALAVSAGAQAADPIKIAFIDPLSGPFATTGESGLRSFEFAAEALVNEKGGVLDGRKFEIVPLDNQISPKESLIQLKRAISDGIHFVVQGNSSGVANALTDAIEKHNKRNPEERVLFLNYSAVDPALTNEKCNFWHFRFDANADIKMDALTDAIVENQDIKKVYIIGQDYSFGKAVADAAVKMLGEKRSDIEIVGNELHPIGKVKDFTPYATKIKASGAQAVITGNWGADMVGLGKAIIEAGVDAPIYTYYGAHDGITATFGELGEGIIRSVREGTLNPPTPEFKKLNDGFKAKYPDNDINQPRIFNTIDMLAKAIEKAGSADPVKVAYALEGMEYDTIMGGKAWMRPSDHQIIQDVHISVHTNKNIEVDADNSGYGLVNEKTVTMAGKDSPTSCQMERPDA; via the coding sequence ATGACGGTTACCCGTAGGGCGGCCTTTGCCGCCGCGATGGGTCTCGCGCTGGCGGTGTCCGCCGGAGCGCAGGCCGCAGACCCCATCAAGATCGCCTTCATCGACCCGCTGTCCGGCCCGTTCGCCACCACCGGCGAGTCCGGCCTTCGGTCCTTCGAGTTCGCCGCCGAGGCGCTGGTGAACGAGAAGGGCGGCGTGCTCGACGGCCGGAAGTTCGAGATCGTGCCGCTCGACAACCAGATCAGCCCGAAGGAAAGCCTGATCCAGCTCAAGCGGGCGATCAGCGACGGCATCCATTTCGTGGTGCAGGGGAACTCGTCGGGCGTGGCGAACGCGCTGACCGACGCGATCGAGAAGCACAACAAGCGCAATCCCGAGGAGCGCGTTCTGTTCCTGAACTACTCAGCGGTCGACCCGGCGCTGACCAACGAGAAGTGTAACTTCTGGCACTTCCGCTTCGACGCCAATGCCGACATCAAGATGGACGCGCTGACCGACGCCATCGTCGAGAACCAGGACATCAAGAAGGTCTACATCATCGGTCAGGACTACAGCTTCGGTAAGGCCGTCGCCGACGCGGCGGTGAAGATGCTCGGTGAGAAGCGGTCGGACATCGAGATCGTCGGCAACGAGCTGCACCCGATCGGCAAGGTGAAGGACTTCACCCCCTACGCCACCAAGATCAAGGCGTCCGGCGCCCAGGCGGTGATCACCGGCAACTGGGGTGCGGACATGGTCGGCCTCGGCAAGGCGATCATCGAGGCCGGCGTCGATGCGCCGATCTACACCTACTACGGCGCCCATGACGGCATCACCGCGACCTTCGGCGAACTCGGCGAGGGCATCATCCGGTCGGTGCGCGAAGGTACGCTCAACCCGCCGACGCCGGAATTCAAGAAGCTGAACGACGGCTTCAAGGCGAAGTACCCGGACAACGACATCAACCAGCCGCGCATCTTCAACACCATCGACATGCTGGCCAAGGCGATCGAGAAGGCCGGCTCGGCCGACCCGGTGAAGGTGGCCTATGCGCTGGAGGGCATGGAGTACGACACCATCATGGGCGGCAAGGCCTGGATGCGCCCCTCCGACCACCAGATCATCCAGGACGTCCACATCTCGGTGCACACCAACAAGAACATCGAGGTCGACGCCGACAATTCCGGCTACGGCCTGGTGAACGAGAAGACCGTCACCATGGCGGGCAAGGACAGCCCGACCAGTTGCCAGATGGAACGGCCGGACGCCTGA
- a CDS encoding DUF4864 domain-containing protein: MIRTVLRLPRTIAAMLLALGLLGAPAAAQTAEEAAAFRGVISAQVDAFRADAWDRAFSYASPNIRTMFGTAERFRDMVTGGYEAVARPQVFEFEDATLLDGRPTQPVFVIGPDGIARRALYFMEQQPDGSWKIDGVVLETLPDRTT, from the coding sequence ATGATCCGGACCGTTCTCCGCCTGCCCCGAACGATCGCCGCGATGCTGCTCGCCCTCGGCCTGCTCGGCGCGCCGGCCGCCGCCCAGACCGCCGAGGAGGCCGCCGCCTTCCGCGGCGTCATCTCGGCCCAGGTCGATGCCTTCCGCGCCGACGCCTGGGACCGGGCCTTTTCCTACGCATCGCCCAATATCCGCACGATGTTCGGCACTGCCGAGCGGTTCCGCGACATGGTCACCGGCGGCTACGAGGCGGTCGCCCGCCCGCAGGTCTTCGAGTTCGAGGACGCAACCCTCCTCGACGGCCGGCCGACCCAGCCGGTCTTCGTCATCGGCCCCGACGGCATCGCGCGCCGGGCGCTGTACTTCATGGAGCAGCAGCCGGACGGGAGCTGGAAGATCGACGGGGTCGTGCTCGAAACCCTGCCCGACCGCACCACCTGA